The Blautia luti nucleotide sequence GATTACTCTGACAGAAAGGTTGTTGTTCCAGGTAAAACTTTAAATGAGGTCAGCAAGATCCTTTCAGGAGAACTGGATGACCTGGTTAATATTTATTTTTCAAAAAATCACATTTTATTTGAGTTTGACCAGACTATCGTGGTATCCAGACTGATCGAAGGAGAATATTTCCGTATCGACCAGATGCTTTCCAGTGATTATGAAACAAAGATCAATATTAATAAAAAGGAATTCCTGGACTGTATTGACAGAGCCACACTTCTGGTAAGAGAGGGCGAAAAGAAACCGATCATCATTGAAATCACTGATAATAGCATGGAGCTGCGCATCGATTCTGCTATGGGATCCATGAATGAAAGTATTGATATTGTAAAAGAGGGAAAAGATATCCTGATCGGCTTTAACCCGAGATTCCTGATCGATGCACTGAAAGTCATTGATGATGAAACAATCAATATCTACCTCGTGAATCCAAAAGCACCATGCTTTATCAGAGATGATGAGGAAAATTACACATATCTGATTCTGCCGGTAAATATCAACCAGAATCAGGCAAGAT carries:
- the dnaN gene encoding DNA polymerase III subunit beta, which produces MKIICSKNNLLKSVSISLKAVPSKTTMPILECILIDATTNQIKFTTNDMELGIETIVEGEIEEKGIIALDAKIFYEIIRRLPDNNVTIKTDDKLTATITCEKAKFTIPGKSGEDFAYLPIIEREESLTISQFTLKEMIRQTIFSIASNETNKLMTGELFEIKDNYLKIVSLDGHRIAIRRMELKKDYSDRKVVVPGKTLNEVSKILSGELDDLVNIYFSKNHILFEFDQTIVVSRLIEGEYFRIDQMLSSDYETKININKKEFLDCIDRATLLVREGEKKPIIIEITDNSMELRIDSAMGSMNESIDIVKEGKDILIGFNPRFLIDALKVIDDETINIYLVNPKAPCFIRDDEENYTYLILPVNINQNQAR